The genomic DNA ATTtatcaaacaagaaaacatatAACTGGTTGCATGCCTCTGAAAGTAGGAGGCTAGAAAGGAGGAGTTGTATAGCTTTTTCACAGATGTTCCTTTTGCTCTATTGTGGCTTTTATTTCATTCCCACTTTGGACAGTGACCTTAGAGAAAACGATACTCTACTCCTTCTGTGTATCACTGTTTGCTGATTATCTCGTATGGATTTCCATTCAATTAAAGAAGTCTTTTTCTGAGAGGGAGTGACCTAAGGAACTTAAAAGGACAATGAATCTAGATAGTAACCATGTAGACTAAAAGAAATGCACTGAGTATCATCAGTAGCGATGCTGAACTGTTGTTTTACACCTATCTCAGAAATATCTTTTGGAAACAGAGAAGTTCACATCCATCCAACGTTAGGCAGCACCACATCTCTAGTTTTTGCTGAATGTGATAATTCCTATTAAACCTTAACTACCTTGCAATTAAAAAGCTACAGCAGTAGTAAAAAGAAGTAAACTATGGTATGTGCTCATGATCCAAGACAGGTAAAgtcatttttcttattcatttactttttagtCAGAGACCCGAGGCTCACTTTGAGGGTGAAGTAAGAAGCGCAGGTTGACCAAAGTAAATCCCTGAAGAAGGTCATTTACACGCACGACTTGACCTTGCTCCAAAGAGACTGGTTCTCAGTCGTTTAGGATGATTATAATGACCAATATTCCCTGTTCCTGCAGggttgaactaaaaaaaattaacaagtagACTCTGTGTCGCTGTGCATTTCAAAGCCTCCTTTGCAGTCGCTCTTGGAACCGTCAAGCACTCATAAAATTAAATGTGGCAAGAACCATAAGAGGCGCACGAAGTGCAACCGAGTTTGTCACTGATGTCCTTAAATTGTTCAGGCTCCATGTTTAACCGTAACGTGCATTCATTTATAAAAGACTCATTGTCTGATAGTGCAGCAAAAACTTACTTTGCAAGGTTGTTTTCACGTGGGAAAAGTTGAGATGCTCAATCCGATCCCGTCCACTGAAAGAACACCCTTAATGACGTCACATGATTCTTCGCCTTTACTTACCCAGGCGTCTGGAGTCAAGGACAGGAGGCTTGGCTGCTGTTCGAAAAACTTTGTCAAAGATGGCGGGAATTTTGTCGTTTCTTCAGCCAACTGTGCACTTATTTCGTACTtagagggtttttttaattattttttctaaaatggtACAACTCCATATTCGTGGCGTGGATGTTGATTTTCCTTTCCCACCATACGATTGTCAAGTTTCTTACATGGAAAAGGTTATTCAATGTTTACAAGAGGTACTACCCTAAGTTTACTTCGACGTTCGTTGTCATTGAAAGTATTTTAGGAACagatgttttgaatttttgcgATGATTATTcgtaaaatatatttatatgaTATTTACTACGATCTCCGCAAGCCTGAATTCGCACTGAGGGTATTTCGTACTGATAAATGGTTGTGTAAGAAAGTAACAGTAACTCAGAAAACAATATAAAAGTGTATTGACAACTAAGAAATTTACTTCGCGAAAAAGATATGTTAAATTTTGCGGAAACTTTATGCAGACATAGGGAACATTAAGTTTGTTGAACTATGTGGTCGAATTTAATCGTGCAGTACgaatctttttcaaaatattcatttgcatgaattttttctcttcttgatgACACGGATAGTTTTTATGATTAATGTGGGAAGCACTTTTTAGGGAAAAAATGGCATTCTCGAGAGTCCAACTGGAACAGGAAAAACCCTTTGTTTGCTGTGTGCAACACTGGCTTGGAGAGAAAGTTATGTGGCAAAACTGCAGCTTAGACAGAGGCTTACATCTGATCAAGGTGGTTCCAGTTATGTGCAAGCATTAGGTGAAGAACTACAGCATGCTACTAATGGAGACTCTTGGGGAGCAACAGATGGTGATAAAGGTATGAGATTTAAGTTTTaattaaccttttgacccctaagagtgactaacatccaATTTCTTCCTATGATACTACCCCAGAATCACACTCAAATCACTTTTCAAAGAGGCTCTTGAACATTACTTAAATTTTCCTTGCCAGgaccacaggaaatgtatagagaacagtatggagaatatgctcACTGACATTAGGGTGAAAAGAGTTAGTGCAAGGGTCTTGAAACAGTTGAGGTTTTTGCATACTCAAAAACCTAAGGTTTGAGTTCTAGTGGAATTCTACTCAAActtttgtaaaaattatttcaaacaagGATCtaatttgtttaagaaaatgatttatcagaacaaaggaaaacagatattAAAGTAGTTTGAATTTGGTTAGACctgatttcattttaaactgaatCACATGCAATAATCTCAGTCCCTGAAATGGAAAGGAGACACTTTATTGCAGGAGTTGTATTGCAGTGTCATAGAATTTCTCTGCAAATCTTATGTTGAGTTTCACAATAATTGACtattaagcaaaacaaacaGTACTTAAACTGATTGATATTCTCCCCTCAAATTTTAGGTTCTTTTCTTGAGGCTCCAAGAATTTTGTATTCTTCGAGAACACATTCCCAGCTGTCTCAGGCTGTGCAGGAACTTAAAAATACAATCTATAGGTAGGGACTTAGGTCACTATACTTTTATCCAAgggaattaaaaattttttttgctgtaaagcttttcaaaacagctttgtttttctttaagagatatAAGAAATATAGGAGAAATTTTGCCTTGAGAAGGAAGCAACTTGTTTCATCAAAAAACTGTCCTAGAAAGGGTTTGTTTTGTAAGGgatttaattttcttgttatgtTGTTCATTGCTTGTCTTGTAGCAAACTTAGCTTAATAATCAGTTTCTTACTCTTTTTCAGACCTAAAGTTAGTATCATTGGATCTCGTGAACAGCTTTGTGTTAATAATGACGTCCTGAAACAGGAAACTAACTCGGCAAAGGTCAGAAAAGAGACTGCAGATTACAGTTTAGATAAACAGGGATGAGTGGtcaaaaggaaaggaaaaaaatttgatccaAGTAGTTTGTATTTTGATGGTCCTCTTTTTGACACAGCAGATGTTGTTGATAGCTTCTCTTAGTGTTATAAGATATATACCAGAACAACATAAACATAATGTTTCCTCTGAAGACCAGTGTTTCTAGAGAACAACATCTAATAGTATCAAAACTGGGCTCCAATCCTCTTACACTTACTTTGTTATAGAAGTATTTTTAGGAGGTTTATTGAGAGGAAGTTGGttgtgaaatgaaaaatgaaagaaactgtTCTCTGCTTCAACAGTAAAAGAAAGCAATCTCAAACTAgttttaatcatttcatttaGAATGAGGCAAAAAATTCAAGATTGTCGAAATGAAATAGTTGTAATGTTTCCAAATGTTGTGTGGTAAAATGGGAAATCATAGTAAATAGAAACAAACACGACATGGTTTTACTGTGTGCATTAAATTTTGATCATGGATACTTTGACACTGATAACAGGTACATATGTGCAGAGCTAAAGTTCAGGCAAGGACATGtcattttttcaacaatttGGATGGTAACAGAActggttatttattttttgctacCAATTGAATTTCTTGTGAAACAGCTTTAGATTTCAAACTAGCATCACCTCATTACACTTCAAATACCACATAAAAGGAATTaggctaagaaaaaaaattttcgacCTGGTCTGTTGCAGAATCTCTTGTAGatgttaaatttaatttttgtggaAAACATTGTCAAGCTAATTTAAACTAATGATCCATATGTATGTCCACTAATAGATTTTTTTATGTGAGTGCCAGTCAAAATACCTGTAGAATGTAGAATATCATACAAATATTTTCATATTAttcaatttatcattattatcacctcattaatttatctttcaatAAGCAAACAAGGCTAATAAAGATTTCACACAAAGTATCCTGGACATTGAAGATTTGGTGGAACTTGGACAAAGACACAGGTGACAAATATAAATTGTCATAGAAAACAAGGTTACTTAGGATAATTTATTCCCACTATAGAATGTAACTGCAAGCAAACCAAAGCATTTTGGACAATTAATGTTTGTGTTGGAAACATGTGTAGATCTGTACAACAACGGCAACAAAAAATCCTATCATATACGCACACCTTAACCCCTTACCACTACCAACAACCTACTGGTTACAGTTTCAACTTTTCTTATGgctaaaattgcaaaataaactaataaaacaatatagaaaacatttatttcactTAATTGACATAAAAGCAATTGTTGTTTACTTCAGGGTATGCCCATATTACATGGCCAGGGAATTGAAGACCACTGCAGATATTATATTTATGCCTTACAACTATCTCTTGGATCTCAAAgtatgtttaaaaatatttgattgtgCTGATAGCTTTACAGTAGAGGAGAATGTCTTACCTGATATGCTTTCAACATGTTTACTTTCCAGTCAAGAAAAGCAAATAATGTGGATATTTCTGGCAGCATAATACTTTTTGATGAAGCACATAATTTGGTAAGAAACTCAGCAGAgagctgaaaaataaatttactttattttgctttcacaTTTCAAGGGAGTACTCTAGCTGTGGGCAAGGGAATTAACAAGTTGGTTATCAATAAGATGTTCATGAAGATAATGTATGGCCATagagaactaaaaaaattggaacaggtaatttagtgttaacaactgagttgaaaatgtaaattggccaccataaagtgTGTAAAGGCTGACAAAGGGCTagtgctcaaaacatcagcctTTAGGTTAcactctttacagaggccaatttacgttttcaactcagttattaacactaaattacctgttatactctcctgcCTAAGCAGCACCATAATTTCTTTACAAAGTTACCCcctttcttcattaaaatattgttaCTCAAAAAAAAGACCTTTAACTTTAATAAACTTAAACATTGATAATCAACTTAGGCATAGTTTTAACATGTAGGAGACATTAATTCAATATGAATAGAGAATGAAGGTTCTTTCACATTGATCATTTTAGGAAAAGACTTGTGAGGAAACTGCATCCTTTGACCTGACATCTTTTGACATAGCATCATGTATAGAGGATGTGGCACAGTGTATTGAAATTATTGAATGCCGTGAACATAATGTATTGGATGTTACTGAAACAGCAggttattttcaaaactttgttcaaataatcCCACAGTGGTTGatattgaataattttatcatttgacCCAAATGGCCTTgcatgattttatttaaaaaccttACTAGAAATCCCTGTTTGAGGGCTGCATGCAAGCTGTAAGAAGGGCTAGGTAAAACCCCTAGCCCATGTCTTGCTAGATGTAAAatacaagaagaaagaaattgtgTAGACTCTGTTGTAGTTAGGCCAGGCCACATGTGTAACATTTTGGCTTAAGGGCATATATCATGACCTTGAGCCAAATACGTTCGCTTTCTGACCTTCctactcagtcaataagtactGAACTTTACATACTATTTAACTTTATGATATCATCTCGACTTTTGATCTTGTTTACCATGTTAATTTAAGGTGATGTAGATATTAGCAAAGAAGACCTTGCCCATCTTAAGTGTAAGTggttttttcaatatttttggtTGATAATTAGATAGATATTGATGCGCAAGGTATTATTGTGAATAAAACAATGAATCTTTATTCCTATTAAATatacttctttatttttcttaagcTTTGTTTATTGAACTTGAGAAGTTGATAGACATGCAAGAGTTGCCAAAGAATGGAGATGGTTTGACAAAACCTGGAAGGTATGCATATTTGTTGAatgttttcttctcctttttattttttgtggatCATTTTGAAAGAGAGTGAGTAATGTGGGATGATGTTATGTGATCATAAATCTGAGATCAAACATTGTATTTGTCAGCACTACTATGTGTGAATCTGAGAAGAAGcttatctgatttttttctgcttgaatTCCAGCTTTATGTTTGACCTTCTTGGCAAGCTTAATATGAATTTCTCCACCAAGGACCAAGTTTTAGAAGTCCTTGATAAATGTAATACACTGTTAGTTGGAGGTAAAGGCTTTTTTGAACACATTCTGTGGCTTTTCATATGAAACCTTAAGGTATTTAACAAGTGGATCATTTTCAGTTCttgagcaactgcacacctcccctcccctaacccaacattaacccaaCTTGTTAgtagttgactgttgttgggttagagGAGGGGTGGTGCTCAGTTGCTCAGATGCTGACATTGATCTGAACAATTTTACAACAATGGAAAACTatgtaaaaattaattattatctTGAATTATGCGAAATTATTGAAGTAGTTTTTCCTTACATATGACTTTTATTTCAATCCAGATACGCAAAAGTTTAAGGGAAAACATTTTGCTCTGCAAAAATTTTCTGATGCTTTGCAGGTAACTGTCTTGTGTTATTTCAAGAATTCAATACTTGTTTTTAGATAATGTGAGAAGCATCACTTCAACcttgcaaataaaagaaacaacttaTTCAAAAACCATAGGCCTGGGGTAAACTTTctggatcatgtgtactataggtggcctcggtcgacatatcggccgATACATTGGCCGatttatcggtcgactatccaccaactatcggtcgactatcggtcaaCAGCTGACCAactatcggtcgacagtcgaccgactattggtcgatagtcgaccgatagatCGGCCGACAGTGGACCAATATATTGGCCAGcagtcgaccgataaatgtgCAGATATCGGCTGATGCATCGGCTGACTGTCGGTCGATATATTGGTCGATTATCAGTCAACTATCggtcgattgtcgaccgatagtcgaccgatatattgGCCGACAGTCGACCAATAAATGTGTACATATCGGGTGATGCATCGGTTGACTATCGGTCtatatatcggtcgactgtcgaccgatagtcggttGGTTGCCGACCAATAGTtgaccgatatatcggtcgattGTCGGCCtatatgtcgaccgaggccacctatagtacacatgatccaaCTTTCTTTGGAGTATGTATACTTTGGGGTAGTAAGGTAAAAAGGGTAAAGCTAGGACTTGAGGTATGCATATTATAATTTGTGTAGATTTTTAATCCCAAAACCCTTGCAACCTTTAACAGAAGGATTCTATTTCACAGATTTCTAATTTTGATGCAAGATAGTGAATTATTGgttattcattttttcagatCATTTTCAGCAAAGATGTGCAAAACCAGTCTTCTAGTTTAAATGAAGCAAAGTTTTTCAAGGTATTGTTTGTTGCCTGATACAACCATTTTTTATATTATTGAATCTTGTTAGTATTAAAGACATTTAGTCCAGGTATTGTCATTTCTGCAATTTTGGTGAGATGGATATTGTTACTTTCTTTTGTCACAAACCAGGTTCATATCCAACTTGAGCCAGACAgtaataagaaaaagaagaatctGGATGTGTGGACAACAGGATCAAAGATTTCTAAACAAGGTTTGACTCCCAATTGTTGTACTGCTGAGATTGTTTATGATGTCTCATCAATAGTTTGGGAAATCTATTTTTAACAGTGTAACTAACAGTATCTCATGATGGTGTTGATTTTCCCCGACTGCACCATTTGATTTGTTTAGAGAGCTTGTTTTCCTTGATTAGTCAAgtgcaattgttttttttttccacactcAAGACAGTTACCTtaattttagcctttttttattAGTCATTGTTAAAATATTGGATTTAGGATATGCAGTTTAAGGGTAATCTGTACTGTTCAGTTACACATATTTAGCAAAAAGAGAACAGTTCATGTCCAATAGCATCTGAACTTCTTACTGTTATGATTTCACACTTTTGAGAAAAACTGAccaaattctttattataacaGGTAGGACATTAAGCTACTGGTGTTTCAGTCCAGGACATGCCATGAAAGATCTGATGTCTTATGGAGTATGGACAGTCGTGTTGACAAGTGGAACCCTTTCACCACTTGAGTCTTTCAGAGCTGAAATGCAAATGTAAGAGGGCTCTCTTTtcatgattaaaacaaaaagccTAATTCCCTATTGCATCtgtcatctttttgttttgttgtacaGATCATTCCCGATCCAACTGGAAAATCCTCACGTTATTGAACAGCATCAAATGATGGTTGGTGTGATTACAAAAGCACCTGATGGAGCCACCTTAAATTCATCATATGAGACAAGGTTTGGATACGTCTGAAATAGATTTGGTGGAGGGAAGTGTGTGCATGTGATAAAGTAATGAGTTGGTTGACTGTTGTTGGATAAAACATCCACTCCCCTCAAATGAGAACTTGATCTTCTACTGCAGCcttattattgtgtttttttggGACATTTTATTCCCCTACAAATACAAGTATTTTTTGTAAAGAGATAATGCTTAAGTTTAGGGTTTTACATAAGAACTCATCACATGGACCTAGGCTTGATGCTAATTAACCTTTTACTGAgtaaatttgcaaaatgtttgattttacttgtaattttttgaaGGTTTACAACTGAGTATATGACTGGTCTGGGCAATACAATAGGTAGGTCAGTAAAATCTTCACAGAGAGGCTGTTGTTGGCAGATGGACTAAATCACTGTGATTGTGTACTAGTATTTTCAGGATCAGCAgtaatttaaaatgtttctgTATCTTGAATATactattttcaatttcttttgacCCAACtgatttaatttgcatttccaCAGTTAATTTCTCCAGAACTGTACCAAATGGTCTTTTGGTCTTTTTTCCTTCGTATCCCGTGATGAACAAGTGTCTGGAACACTGGCAAGTAAGTTATGAGTTCAATTCCAAAGCTTGTCTTATAGagtgattaaccctttcactcccaagatctaattagtaattctccttactatctgccatacaattcttatgatgttagttcagagaatttggtattggatcaactaataatcccataattgacattcttctctattctcatcacctacctaCTTGATATTGctttgatattgtatggagaaattctgtcttggtcacttgtgggagtgaaagggttaaaaacatttttggatgaatttaaCTTAAATCTTACAATTACCCAGAAGACTCACTTCCATGTTACTCTTTAACTTTTAGTAACAATTCGGCAGTTTCACAGTTATAATTTTGAAGCTGATTCTTTTATCTTTCACAGAATTCTGGAACATGGTCAAGATTAGAACAGCACAAACCTCTTTTTGCCGAACCCAAAGGAAAAGGAGATTTTGCCGAGGTTATTAGGAGATcaatttttccatattttgtatTTCATAAACCGTTGCAAACCAAAGGCATTCccttaattatcttttttatcattattattttacgATTAATATATTCTTACATTGCTTAATGGTCacttttatgtattttttatttaaagaccATGGAGAGGttctatgaaaaaattaatgatccGAGTTACAATGCTGCAACTTTTTTCGCTGTTTGTCGTGGAAAGGTACAGTGCCAAATGATGTTATTGTCCAACAGAAACTCTGCAGATTTATGTTAGTTACGTTGTGTACTTTTTAGCCATTATTTTGTAGAATTAAAATGCCATGTTTCTTCCTGTTCGTTAGATTGCTCCTGGAGCATAAACACTCTCACCTTGGCTTATGTAGTTTCACAAACTGTTTCAGGTCAGCGAGGGACTGGACTTTGCTGACATGAACGGCCGAGCTGTAGTAATAACAGGTCTCCCTTTCCCGCCAAAAATGGACGCTAAGGTACATAGCAAGAGCCTGACTCTTATTCGGATAATTGATCAAGATGTTAATTCTCCACAAGGAATCGAACTTGGTTCTCCATGTTCTTTTTACTCACACAACGCTCTGGGCATCACTGATATATGGAGGACGCTTGTGCAAGCTCACCATCTTTTATTGTCTAGGCTAATTCTCAAATTCAACACATTGTCCAGCAAACCTGCGATGAGAATATCAGGAAATTTATAGCagctggaagggagaattatGAATCAGATGTGGACAGTTCATAGGTCAAAAGTGTATGCTTCTTCAAAGACCAGATTTTTCTTCGTTATTTAACACTGATTAATTTAGTGTGAATATGATCTTCAGGTTCGCTTAAAGATGAATTTCCTGGACGAAAATCTTCGGAAAGCAAAAAGTTCGTCATCCAAGGTATCTAGCTAATTCTGTTTTCTATTTCCGCTTTTTTTGTCTCAACTTTTAAATATGATGGAATCATTCTGATTTTGTATAATCGCTAAGGGTCTAAGCGGCCGACAGTGGTATCGTCAACAAGCTTCCAGAGCTGTCAATCAGGCTGTGGGTCGCGTCATACGTCACAAGCAGGATTTTGGTGCCATTTTATTATGTGACGTTCGTTTCACTTACCCGGATGCAGTTCAACAGTTACCAAGTTGGATGAAACAATACGTCAAAGTATATAAAGACTTTGGGTCAGTTCAGAGAGATCTTATTCATTTCTTCCGCACTGCTGATAAAATGGTAAGACTTTTTAATGTTGATCTTGAAAAGCAATCATTTACGTACAACTAAAGTCTTGTAAGTAGAGAGTTAGTCGAAATCTGTTACGCTTCTTTTTCGTAGGCGAAACAACCGGTTACCCAACGTTAGGTTTGGTGGCTTTTTCCAAATTTGTCTCCTATTAGTCGCTCTAATTCGTATCTGCCGTTTTATTGTTTTTAGGTCGACAAGTCCTCAATGAAGGtcaaatcatttaaaaataattccaGCCGGGTCGAAAATACGTCTGCGAAAAAAATTTCTGACGAAAACCTGTCCCATATATCAATAGAAGAAACGGACCTtcagaaaaataagagaaaagaaacCGTAAAAGACGTTAAAAACCTGGCAGCAAGAGAAGGTATGAATTTGTTAAATAGTTTCCGTAAGATTTCAAGTGGAACAGCTTATTTTCCCTTAGAATCTAGAAATCTATATTTCCCTTGTCTATCTATTACTACTGCGCTGCGATAACGGATCTCATAACCCATCCCTCATGATCAtttgtttgtcttcttttaGCCCCTGTGTCGTCCCTTCGTCTTAAGTATGTGTACAAGTCATCTGGAGTGAAAGACATGGCAAACACAGCAAAGCCAGCAAGTTTGATCGAATCCTTAACAAATTCGGAGGTAAAACTGTTCCATACAAATAGTTTATAATGTACGCCattttttctaatctattttGTTACTTTCCTTGCTGATATGAGAAAGAGACCGCCCCAGAGTTCAGTTCGGTCTTGAAGAATGTCGTCATGTGTAGAtctaaacatgttttaaatctCAGCCGTGATTTACCTAAGCATGAGGAAGTGTGCttgttaaattttgttgttaatcAATTTTAGACAGCCCCGAAAGCTGAGTTGCCTAAAGAATCACCAGAGCAAAAGGTGAGACTTAAATGGAGTTTTTTACTGGTTAATGTACgtcaaaataaaacttcaaaaaCCCTGCCTTGATGAGGCAAGGTTTTTCCTCTTAGGTGGTGTCCATCTGCTGTAAAAGATTATTCTTCTCTCTCATTTTCAGGAGAGAAGCCTGTCAGAGGCCATCATGAAGAGAAAGGAAGTAAATAGAACAACTAAGCCCAAGAAAGTTTTGAAGGTTATAGCCAAGTgcatttaaactgtttttattcaCTAATATATAATAATAGTTCTTAGTTACCGTAGCCTCGTTATGTCAGTTCACtagagaaaaagcaaatgaacATATGGAGTAAAGAGCAAACGAGagattttgtaaaaattgttaaaCTATGTATAGCCGCGCACTTTGTCCATCGGGTACATAGATTGTTACAAAGCCTCTAGTGGCTTAAATTTCTACTTGGCATCAAGGTTGATACATACACACCAAACTATTGAGCCATTGTCAGAGCAAATGTTttagatcattttttttccttctggcTTGccgattttttccctttttctcttttcaggtGGTTAAggttaaagaagaagaaaagccGAGATCGGTCAGTTGTATTTCCCTCCTTATATGGTATCCAAGGCTTCTTTCGTTTCTTGAGCGCAATAAATGGCGGCAATCAGGCAGCTATCTCCTTGACAACAACCTTTTATTGATTTCTCTCTCTTTGGCCCGTCTCCATTGACTCAAAGCCTGGGGCAGACCAAGATATACTGAGGGACTATGACAATGAAAATGAACGTTATCTAAGAGAACATAAAGTGTATATTCTCTAGACGTTAACTGAGGCCGTTGTAACTCAACCTATATTTTAGGGGAGTCCACTTTGTAGGCTATCGAACGTGCTCTGCGAATTGATAGCGGAACGTGCCTCGCTGCCTTTTTACTTCTCTGTACAATATTTTAGAGTCGGCTTCCCTTTTCAGAGTGTGGATCAACATACATCATCACTCAACAAGGCTCAGAAGCTTAATGAAGCTAAGATGTATATAAGTAAGgtaaattattatcaatattttgattATGTATTAATTATGTTTACTTCTATATTAGGAATCCCGAACGTTTGAAGTTTCTTCGTCCAATCAGGATGAGATTTGTTCAGCCCAGCTTTTCAAATTGAACACGTCTCCTTTGCTGTTCAGTTATTCCTCAGCACTTTATTGTGACGCAATGATTGAGAAAACAgagaagattttggttgtgCAGTATGACTCCGTTATTCAAATCTTTGCTGTCGaaagtaattttatttaaacactttatatttcttttcaaatgtgcAAATTATGGGCCTGTTTTTGGGTCTGTTGTAGGTGAAACAAGCGCTCAGTGATGGACAATACAGAATATTCTCTCAAGTTTTGAGCAAGTACAAACAGGTTTGTAATATGCCAAGATTTGTCTTTTTCGCTACATGTTGGCTTCAAAGAAGAAACaatttgatgttttccttttttt from Pocillopora verrucosa isolate sample1 chromosome 2, ASM3666991v2, whole genome shotgun sequence includes the following:
- the LOC131782555 gene encoding regulator of telomere elongation helicase 1; translated protein: MVQLHIRGVDVDFPFPPYDCQVSYMEKVIQCLQEGKNGILESPTGTGKTLCLLCATLAWRESYVAKLQLRQRLTSDQGGSSYVQALGEELQHATNGDSWGATDGDKGSFLEAPRILYSSRTHSQLSQAVQELKNTIYRPKVSIIGSREQLCVNNDVLKQETNSAKVHMCRAKVQARTCHFFNNLDANKANKDFTQSILDIEDLVELGQRHRVCPYYMARELKTTADIIFMPYNYLLDLKSRKANNVDISGSIILFDEAHNLEKTCEETASFDLTSFDIASCIEDVAQCIEIIECREHNVLDVTETAGDVDISKEDLAHLKSLFIELEKLIDMQELPKNGDGLTKPGSFMFDLLGKLNMNFSTKDQVLEVLDKCNTLLVGDTQKFKGKHFALQKFSDALQIIFSKDVQNQSSSLNEAKFFKVHIQLEPDSNKKKKNLDVWTTGSKISKQGRTLSYWCFSPGHAMKDLMSYGVWTVVLTSGTLSPLESFRAEMQISFPIQLENPHVIEQHQMMVGVITKAPDGATLNSSYETRFTTEYMTGLGNTIVNFSRTVPNGLLVFFPSYPVMNKCLEHWQNSGTWSRLEQHKPLFAEPKGKGDFAETMERFYEKINDPSYNAATFFAVCRGKVSEGLDFADMNGRAVVITGLPFPPKMDAKVRLKMNFLDENLRKAKSSSSKGLSGRQWYRQQASRAVNQAVGRVIRHKQDFGAILLCDVRFTYPDAVQQLPSWMKQYVKVYKDFGSVQRDLIHFFRTADKMVDKSSMKVKSFKNNSSRVENTSAKKISDENLSHISIEETDLQKNKRKETVKDVKNLAAREAPVSSLRLKYVYKSSGVKDMANTAKPASLIESLTNSETAPKAELPKESPEQKERSLSEAIMKRKEVNRTTKPKKVLKVVKVKEEEKPRSSVDQHTSSLNKAQKLNEAKMYISKVKQALSDGQYRIFSQVLSKYKQSLDLDFLIEGLTPLFTAIEAQYPLMLGFSSFIRDPADKVRFFEAYSDITGSDVPSHFIAGLKVKKEKESQPVTDDSCRVGKKRKSEENNQTLSHEQSRKITKVQSRSDKVFKPEYASSLSGTSSRLLDITKHLNGGGL